The stretch of DNA AGCCTTCGAGCAGTCTTTGGCACAGGCCTACACGCGCAATGTGGAACCCGACAAGCGCATCGAGGTTCACCTTGATCCGGGCAGCGGCGAGCTGGAAGTGCTGGTGGTGCGCGAGGTCGTGGAAAAGGCCGAAGACGAGCACATGCAGATCAGCCTCGCCGACGCGCTGGAACTCGATCCGGGCGTTGAAATCGGCATGGAAATGGAATTCCCAGTAGACCGGGAGAAGTTTTCTCGCATCGCGTTGCAGGCCGCCAAGCAGACGTTGACGCAGAAAATGCGTGAAACCGAGCGCAACGTGGTCTTCAACGAATACAAAGACCGCGAAGGGCAGGTGCTGACCGCGCAGGTGGTTCGCAGTGACAACAAGGGCAACTGGTTCGTGGAACTGGGCGCTGGCGAGGCAATTTTGCCCCCCCGCGAGCAGATTCCCGGCGAGAAACTGACGCCCGGCACCCGCGTCAAAATTTACCTGAAAGAAGTGCGGAAAACGCCCAAAGGCCCGACCATTCTGGCGAGCCGTGCCGACGAGCGCCTGCTGGACTACCTGCTGAAGCAGGAAATTCCCGAAGTCGCCAACGGCATTGTGGAAGTAAAGGCCATCAGCCGCGAGGCAGGGCAGCGTTCCAAGGTCGCCGTGTTCAGCCACAACGCCAACGTTGACCCCATCGGCGCATGCATCGGGCACCGGGGCAACCGCATTCAGGCGGTCACTGGCGAACTGGGCCGCGAGCGTGTAGACGTGATTTTGTGGGACGCCAACACCCGCGACTTCATCCGCAACGCGCTGTCTCCGGCCAAAGTGGGCCTGATCGAAGTGCATCAGGATCGCCGCGAATCCACCGTGACCGTCACGCCCGATCAGTTGTCTCTGGCCATCGGCAAGGGCGGACAGAACGTGCGTCTGGCGGCCAAGTTAACCGGATTCAAAATCGACCTACGCGAAACGGCGGCCATCAGTGACCTTGACGCAGCCATGCAGCAGGCCCTGCAAGACGAGCAGGACGGCGTCAGCAGCGGCAACGCGCAGTCGGCCTTCGACGCGCTGTTTAAGGACAGCAAGTCGGTGGCGACGGCCAGCCCGGAAGACATCGGAGAATAAGCCTTGCCAGACGCCCTGCCCACCACCGACACCCTGCCGAGGCATACGCCTGAGCGCAGTTGTGTCGCGTGCCGCCGCAAACGCCCGCAAGTAGAGTTTGTGCGCGTGACCCGGCAAGACGGTGTATGGGCAGTGCAGGTCGGCAAACGCAGCGGGCGCGGCGCGTATGTGTGCAGCGACTCGCCTGCATGCTGGCAAGACAAAAAATTGCGGAGGGCGTTTGGCACTCAGGCGGTGCAGGTGGCCGCACAGCTTGCAGCACGCCAGAATCCCCCCCAGTCTTGACCCCATCTCATTTAGTACCAACCTCACCGGAGGTGAGCATGTCGAAAGTTCGAATTTATACCCTCGCCAAAGACCTTGGCGTAGAAAATCAACGGATGCTGGAAATTCTCGACGGACTCGGCGTTTCCTATAAGAGCGTCAGCAGCACCATTGAGGAAGAAACCGTAGACCTGATCAAGCAGATTTTGGCCGAAGAAGGCACGGAGAGTATGGCAACCGCACCGGAAGCAGTGACGGCGGAAGTCACCGTTGCAGCCACTCCAAGCGCGTCGACACTCGCAGTTTCGGCAGCGGAAGCCCCCGCCAAAGCAGGCAGCGACGATGTTGCGCCTGTAGCCGCCGCAACTCCTGAGCCCGCTGCCGCCGCGTCCGCACCTGCTGAAGCGTCTGCCACCCCTATTGCTACCGAAATCCCCCACCGCGCTCCCGTCGTGACCATCATGGGACACGTCGATCACGGCAAAACCAGTCTGCTGGACTACATCCGCAAGACCAAGGTGGCGGCCAAGGAAGCGGGCGGCATCACGCAGCATGTGGGCGCGTTTGAGGCCCAGACCAGCAAGGGCCGCATCGTGTTTATCGATACGCCCGGCCACGAAGCCTTTACCACCATCCGCGCACGCGGGGCCAACGTCGCTGACATCGCCATCATCGTGATTGCCGCCGACGACAGCCTGATGCCCCAGACCCGCGAGGCGATTGCCCACGCGCAGGCCGCCAAAGTGCCGATGATCATCGCCATCAACAAGGTAGATTTGCCTCAGGCCGATCCTGACCGCGTAAAAACGGACTTGACCCAGTTGAACCTCGTGCCCGAAGAGTACGGCGGCGACCTCGTGGTTGTCCCCGTGAGCGCCAAGACGGGCGTCGGCGTGGAAGAACTGCTGGAATACATCAGCCTGACGGCGGAACTTGAAGACCTGCGGGCCGATCCCAACGCTGCTTTCGGCGGCGTGGTCATCGAAGGCCGCGTAGACCGTCAGCAGGGCGTGCTAACCACCGTGATGGTGCAGGAAGGCACGCTGCACGTGGGCGACTTCTTGGTGGTAGGCGAGAACTACGGCAAGATCAAGGCCATGAACGACAGCAACGGCGCACGCATCAAGGAAGCTGGCCCCAGCACCCCGGTGCAGATTCTGGGCTTCAGCGACGTGCCCAACAGCGGTGAAAAGGTGGCGAGCGCCAAGAACGAGCATGCCGCCCGTGAAGTGGTCGCCAGTCGCCAGTCGGATCGCCGCGACGTGGAAAACGCCCGTGTGCAGCGCCGCAAGACCCTAGAGGAAATGATGGGGCCACTGAGCGAAGACCGCACCGTGAACCTGATCGTGCGGGCCGATTCGCAGGGCAGCGTGGAAGCCATTCAGGGCATTTTGGCCCGCCGTGAAACCGACACCGTGAAGCTGAACGTGATGCTGGCCGGAATCGGCGCACCCACTGAAGGCGACGTGCTGCTCGCCAGTACCGCCGAAGCCACGATCCTGTGCTTCAGCGTGACCGCCCCCGCGGGTGTCAAGAAAATTGCCGACAACAAAGGCATCGACCTCAAGAGCTACAAGATCATTTACGAGATGATCGATGAGGTAGACCGCCTGATCAAGGGCAACCTTGAACCCGTGTTCGAGGAGAAATACCTGGGCCGCGCCGAAGTCCGGATGGTCATTCGTCACCCCAAGAACGGCAACATCGCCGGGTCTTACATTACCGACGGCAGCTTTAAGCGCAACGCCAAAGCCAAAGTTACGCGCGGCAAAGAAACCGTGTACGAGGGCACTATCGTGGGCCTGAAACGCTTCAAGGACGATGTGCGCGAGGTCAAGAACGGCTTCGAGTGCGGAGTGAACCTGGACTGGGAAGGCGTGATGGAAGGCGACATCATCGAAGCCAGCGAAATGGTGGAAGTCATTCCGGCGTAAGCCAGAGCGATCAACATCTCGACCCAGTAGCACAAAAGAGAGGCGGCCATCCCCACCGGGACACCGCCTCTCTCTTTGCTTGTTGGATTGACCTGCTCTAGAGCTTAAGCGCCGTCAGTGGGCACTTCTCCACGGGGAGCAGCAGGGGCGGGGCGGTTGTCCGGGCCATTATTGGGGCCATTGCGGGGGCCGTTGTCGGGGCCGCCGCGTCCGTCTCGGTGAGCGCCGCCGCGTGGGCCGCCTGCCATCAGACCAAATTTGGCGTCTGCCGTAGCGCGGGTCAGGCGCTGATCGGCCTTGGCCTGCGTCAGTTTGCCTGCTTTGACCTCTCCGGCCAACTGGGTTTTCAGGGCCGCCAGAGCAGAGGCGCGGAGGGTGGCCGTGCTGACGCCTTTGGCTTTGGCGAGGTCAGCCACCGTTTTCCCGGCTTTGAGCTGCTGGCGCAGGGTGTCGGCGGTCAGACCGAGGGCTTTGGCAACGGCGGCATCGATGACGGCGCGGGGCCGTTGGTTGGGGCACCTTGCGGGCCGCCGCGTTGTCCGGGCTGTTGGGTCTGATTCTGGTTGTTCTGGGTGGGCCGGGCCTGATTGTTCTGGCCCTGAGTAGGACGGGTCTGCTGGGGCTGGTTGCCCTGGGTGCGCTGGGTCTGTACAGCGGGGGCGGTGGGCGTGGTTCCGGCGGCAAAAGCGGCAACGGTGGTCAGGGGCAAGAGGGCGGCGAGAACGGTCAGGGGAAAGCGGGCCAGTTTACGGTTAGTCATGGTGATCTCCTGTGGGGGTGCGGCTGGAAGTGTGTCTGAAGCTCTGTTCCCGGCCACGAGCAAATAATGGGGGCGGCCTGTTAAACAGGGGCGAATGACAAGGAGGAAAGTTCGGAGGCATGCGCCTGCCTCTAAAAGCGTTCCCGGTCAGGAGTCCGACAGACTTGTTTTGATATGCTGCGGCGCTTTGAGACGTTCCGGGTTTCCTCAACATTTCTGGTCGCACGTGCTGGCGTGGCCGGGACTGCTGACGTTGCTGTCGGTATTGGCCGTGCTGCTGGGGTCGCCGCCGCCCACGCCCGAGGCCGGAGCCAGAATATCGGCGGGCAGTGTCGCGCCCGTGTTGCCGGAACTGCGCCCCACGCCTCAGCCGTCGCCGGGTTCGCCCACGCTGACGCCCGCGCCCGCCGAACCGGTGGTGCTGCCGCGTGCGCCTTATGCCGGGGCCGTGGCATTGCCTGTGTGGGACGCGCCGCTGTACAGGATCGACCTGACTGTGTTGGGCCGACGCCAAACCGACGGCGGTTAGGGCGGGTTGAATCTCTCCGACCACCCACACCCCACCTTCCACAACCCACATCAGGAGTTTTCCCTGTGACTTACAGCAATAACCGAAACAACCGCAATAAACGCCCCAATTCACGGAAGGCGGCCCCTACCGGCGCGAACCGCTGGACGGGTCTGCTTCTCCTCCTGGCCCTGCTGGGCAGCTTGCTGTACATCTGGCGGCCCTGGGAACACCGTAACAACCTCTGGACGGTCTGGAACGACCAATATCAATTTATTACGCTGGGCCTCGACCTGAAAGGCGGCCTGAGAATCGAACTGGCCCCCGAAAGCGGCACCGCCACCCGCGAAGACCTCGACCGCGTAAAAACGGTGATCGAGAACCGAATTAATGCGCTGGGCGTGGCCGAACCCACGGTAACGGTCAGCGGCGGCAAGCGCGTGGTCGTGGAGATTCCCGGAGCCACGCCCGCCGTGCAGCAGCGTGCCCGTGAGATCATTCAGCGCACCGCCCGCCTAGAATTCCGAATCGTGCAGCAGGGCGCACAGCCCGACGCCGCATTGCAGGCCAGCAACCCCCGTTCGGGCGGCTACACGCTGGCGCAACTGGGGCCAGTCGAGGCCACGGGCGAAGTGATCGCCAACGCCTCTTCGGCCACCGATCCTCAGTCGGGGCAATGGCTGGTCACCTTCCAGAACACCGATAAGGGCGCGGCCACCTTTGGCGAATTTACGGGCAAAAACGTGCAACGCCTGATGGCGGTTGTGCTGGATGACCAGATTCAGAGTGTGGCCACTATTCAGCAGCGCCTGTTCCGTGACGTGCAGATCAGCGGCAACTTTACGCCTGAAGAAGCCAGCCAGTTGGCGCTGGTACTGAAATCAGGTGCCCTGCCCATCAAGATCAAAACCGAAGCCGAACGCGCCATCGGGCCAACGCTGGGCGCCGACGCCATTCGCAGCGGCGCAATTGCCGCGCTGGTGGGCATCGGGCTGGTGTTCGTCATGCTGTTTTTTTATTACGGCCTGTGGTTCGGCCTCGTGGGCGCATTGGGCCTGCTGTTTTCCAGCATCGTCATTCTGGGCCTGCTGGGCGGGCTGGGTTCCACCCTCACGCTGCCCGGTATCGCCGGACTGGTGCTGACCATCGGCGCGGCAGTCGACGGCAACGTCATTTCCTTCGAGCGTATCAAGGAAGAACTGTACAAAGGCAAAGGCATCAAAAATTCGATCGGAGTGGGCTACGAACACTCCACACTGACCATTCTGGACGTCAACGCCTCGCATTTGCTGTCGGCTCTGGCGCTTTACAACTATTCCAGCGGGCCAGTCAAAGGCTTTGCCGTCACGCTGATGATCGGTGTGGTCGCGTCTACGTTCTCTAACCTGCTGTTTGCCAAATGGGGCATGGAATGGCTCGCCAAGCGCAAGCCCAATATGACCGCGCCGCAGTGGATCAAACCCACCAACATCAACTTCATCAAAGCCGCGCCGATTATTACCACTATCAGCGTGTTGTTGGCCATTGCGGGCAGCATCGTGCTGGCCAACAAGGGCTTAAATTACGGCGTGGACTTTACCAGCGGCACCACACTGGCCATCAAAACCAGCAGTGCCACCTCCACCGAGCAGGTTCGCAACGCCGTTGCAGGCGCAGGGCTGGGCAAAGTGACGGCCCAAAATGCCAGCATTCAGCGCGACATTACCCCTAGCGTCAGCGGCGCAACCTACACCATCAAGGTGCCGCAACTGACCAGCACCGAGGTGCAGACCCTCACCGGGGCCATCGTCAAACTGCCGCAGGGCGAAGTGCAGTCCAGCGAAACGGTGGGGCCAGCGGTAGGTAAAGAACTCACCGACAACACCATCAAGGCCGTGCTGCTGGGCCTCGGCCTGATTCTGATCTACGTGGGCTTCCGCTTCGACTTCATCATGGGTCTGGGCAGTATCGTGGCCGTCCTGCACGACGTGGCCATCGTCATGGGGCTGTATTCGTTGCTGGGGCTGGAGTTTACGATTGCCAGCGTCGCGGCGCTCCTGACCCTGATCGGCTATTCGCTCAACGATTCCATCATCGTGTCTGACCGAATCCGCGAGAATATCCGCGAAATGCGGGGCAAAAGCTACCGCGACATCGTGAATACGTCGATCAACCAGACGCTTTCGCGCACCGTCATGACTTCGGTGGCCACCATGCTGCCGCTCGTCAGCCTGCTGATTTTCGGCGGCCCCGTGCTGCGCGACTTCAGCATGGTCTTGCTGGTGGGCATCCTCATCGGCACCTATTCCAGCATCTACATCGTGGCCCCGCTGGTGGTCTACTTTGAAGAATGGAACCGCAAACGCAAGATCAGGCCCGACGCTGTAAAGGCGTAAGGCACCAAGAGAGAGAGGCGCACCCGTGATGAGGTGCGCCTCTCTTCTTCGTTGTTACCGCTCTACTTCACCTTCACCAATTTACTGACCGGCTGTTTTTTCACCCACTTCACAAATTTGATGACGCCTTCGTTTTCGCTCAGGGCTTCGAGGGTGCTGTACGGCCCCGACAGGTCGGCGTTGGAAAAGGTGCTGTGAACGTAGCCGTGACAGGCCGAGCACAGGCCGACCGTGGGCAAATCCTGCACCTTCATTCCCTTGCGGCGGCCTTGCAGCACGGGCATCAGGTGGTGTTGGGTCAGCGCAGGCGTTTCGCGGTGACACAGAGCACACACCAACGGTTCGGCTTCGGGGAGAGGTTCGGGCCAAGTGGATTCGGAGTTGCGGCGGGCCATAGGTGCAGAGTACGGCACCGGGGCGAAAAAAGAGCGGCGCACTCAGACGAGCAACGCCGCTTTATAGACTGTTTCTCCGCCTTAAACCAACGTATTGCGCCCGCGCCGTGCAGAAGCCGCGCCGCCCAACACGACCACCAACGCCGCAGCCAACGCTACTGCTATGACCACCGTATTCACTTCTGGGCGGGCCGCGTACACGCCGTAGAACGCCCACAGCAGCACCACAGCAAACGCATAATCGCGGAAGCGGGCGAGGAAAAACACGCCGATCAGGGCGGCGATGACCAGCAAGACTGCTGACCACGCCTGTGCGCCTAAACCGAGTGCGCCCTGCGTAACACCTGCGCTGACCAAGAAGGCAGTGATATTGGCAATGGTCGCCACGCTGATCCAGCCCAGATACAGGCTAGTGGGAAGTTGAAGCGTCAGGACTTCTGCGCCCTGTGGTTTCAGGCCGCGCACTGTGAGATACAGCCAGATCAGGCTCGCCAGCAGCGCCAGCATGATGACCACGCTCAGCCCAAAATTCAGGCTCTGGAAGGCAAACAGCCACGCTACGTTCAGCAGATTGCCGAGCAGGAAGGGCCAGAACAAACGGTCATGGCGCAGGCCACGCTGGGCAGGCAAGGCCTGATACACGGCAAACGCCAGCAAGCCCAGGAAGATGTGCCCCCAGATGGCGAAGGTCAGGCCAGCGGGCGTAAACGCGTTGGGCAGGCTGTCGCTGATGTCGCCGTTGCTGTTGCCGAACAGGGGCAGGGCGTTGCTGAGGTAATTCATCACCAGGGTCAGAATTGTGGCGGCTAAGAGTGTGAGTTGTCTGGGAAGTCCGGTCATGGGCGCATCGTAAACAGTAGTAACTGTCTGGGGCTGTCAGAAAGGGCAAGATTCGGGGTAAGGACAGTTTAAGGAATCTTGATGAACCCGCTGCGGCGTAGGCCGACGCTGAATGCTGCCGCCGCCAAAGGCACGAACGAGCGAGATTGCCGCCCCAGCAGGCCCAACGCCAGCGCACCCGCTGCCAGTTGCCGGGTCAATCGAATCTGATCATCGTTCAGCTTGTGACCACCTTGATCGGCCTGGCTGGAAATTCGTTCGGGGGCGATGAGGGTGGCAGCCAAGCCCAACGCGGCGAGGCTCAGCAGATCGGCGGCGGCGCTCCGGCCCTGCCCTGGTCGCAGTGCAGGCGAGAGGGCGGGGGCCAACGTCAGAGCCGCCACTTGGGGCTGGACTTTGCCTGACAGCAGCAAAGCCAAACCGGGCACGAAGGCCGAGAACCTCTCCCCTGTCAGGGCGGCCAAACCCGCCTGCACACCCAAGGCCGCCTCGTCTGCTGGGGTAGGTGTTTGCCCGGTGGTGCCCGCCAGCACACGCAGGCCGCTCATTACACTGACTCCGGCTAAGGGGTTGACCGAGCCGCCGAACAGGGCCACCACTGCGGCCAGGGGTAGGGCAGCGTTGGCGGTATCAGGATGATCAGGGTCAAGCTCGCGGGCGGTGGCCCAGGCGGTAAATCCGGCTCCGCCAATGCCAAGGCTGGCAGGCCAACTGCGCCCAGACAGCCGCGCCGCAACGACGCCCACCAGCAGTCCGGCCACAGCAAAGCGGTTGGAAGGCACAGACGGGTCAATCGGGCGGGCCAACGCGGATTTAGGCGGCATGGACGATGCGGGAGCTGACATAGCCCAAGCTACTCCCCGGACGGTTTGGTGTGGGGGCGCGTGAGTGTTGACTCAATAATGGCCCCCGCCCACTTACGTCGTGTATTCGGCGTTGATACTTACATATTCGGCGCTGAGGTCGCAGCCCCATGCTTCTCCTGCCGCGCTGCCCACGCCCAAGTCGACGTCAAAAATCACTTCATCGGCCTTCATGCTGGCACTGACGGTTTCCGCGTCGTAGGGCAGTGGGCGGCCTGCGAAGACGGGCGTACCCTGCACCGATACCGCCATTTTTTCTATGTTCACGGCGGCACCGCTGCGGCCCACGGCCATAATCACGCGGCCCCAGTTCGGGTCGTTGCCGTGCAGAGCGCTTTTCAGCAGCGGACTGACACAGCAGGTACGGGCGGCGGCGAGGGCTTCGGCTTCGGTGCCGGCTCCGGTTACGCGCACGGTCAGCAGCTTGGTGGCCCCCTCGCCATCGGCGGCGATCTGGCGGGCGAGATCGCGCATGACGCCTTCCAGCGCGGCCAGAAACTCGGCGCTGTCTACCGCCCCGGCTTGCCCGTTGGCCAGCACGAGGGCCATGTCGTTGGTGCTGGTGTCACCGTCTACGGTCACGGCATTGAAGGTGCGGTTCACGATGCCCCCAAAAGCCGTCCGCAGCGCCGTTTGGTCGACCTGCGCGTCGGTGAACGCGAACGCGAACATGGTCGCCATATCGGGGTGAATCATGCCGCTGCCTTTAGCGGTGCCCACGATGGTTGCGCCTGTAGACAGCGTGACCAACACCGTTTTGGGCACCAGGTCGGTGGTCATGATGGCGGCGGCAAAGGAACCGGCTTCCGGTGACAGGTCTTCGGGCAGATGTTCCACGCCGCTCAGCACTTTGTCCATCGGCAGTAAGTGGCCGATGATGCCGGTGCTGGCGGTCAGCACGGCGTCCTGATCCACGTTCAGCACGCTGCCGAGCGCGTCGGCAATATCGGCATTATCGCCCGCCCCGCGTTTGCCTGTGGCGGCGTTGGCGTTTCCGGCATTAACCACGAGGGCACGCACGGGGCCGCCCGCTGCATACACTTCACGGTTGCGCGTCACGCACGCGGCGGCGGTGGTACTGCGCGTGCCCGCGAACGCCCATACACAGTCTGCGTCCGACACTACGCAACTCAAATCCGTTTTGCCACTCGGCTTGATGCCCGCCGCAATGGCCGCCGCCTGAAACCCCTTGGGAAACTGCATGGGAAGGAGTGTAGAGCAAGGGCGCGGGGCGGTTGCGGGGGCTGGTCAGATCGTCAATCCTGGGATCAATCCTGCGAAAAATAGATGTATTGGTGAAGCAGGGGGCGAATCAAGGTATCTGCGGAGTTGTGCCATGACAATGCCAAACACAGGCTCGCCTTGCTTGCGCGGAACCGCTAACCCCATCACTATAATCGTCCC from Deinococcus sp. QL22 encodes:
- the secD gene encoding protein translocase subunit SecD; protein product: MTYSNNRNNRNKRPNSRKAAPTGANRWTGLLLLLALLGSLLYIWRPWEHRNNLWTVWNDQYQFITLGLDLKGGLRIELAPESGTATREDLDRVKTVIENRINALGVAEPTVTVSGGKRVVVEIPGATPAVQQRAREIIQRTARLEFRIVQQGAQPDAALQASNPRSGGYTLAQLGPVEATGEVIANASSATDPQSGQWLVTFQNTDKGAATFGEFTGKNVQRLMAVVLDDQIQSVATIQQRLFRDVQISGNFTPEEASQLALVLKSGALPIKIKTEAERAIGPTLGADAIRSGAIAALVGIGLVFVMLFFYYGLWFGLVGALGLLFSSIVILGLLGGLGSTLTLPGIAGLVLTIGAAVDGNVISFERIKEELYKGKGIKNSIGVGYEHSTLTILDVNASHLLSALALYNYSSGPVKGFAVTLMIGVVASTFSNLLFAKWGMEWLAKRKPNMTAPQWIKPTNINFIKAAPIITTISVLLAIAGSIVLANKGLNYGVDFTSGTTLAIKTSSATSTEQVRNAVAGAGLGKVTAQNASIQRDITPSVSGATYTIKVPQLTSTEVQTLTGAIVKLPQGEVQSSETVGPAVGKELTDNTIKAVLLGLGLILIYVGFRFDFIMGLGSIVAVLHDVAIVMGLYSLLGLEFTIASVAALLTLIGYSLNDSIIVSDRIRENIREMRGKSYRDIVNTSINQTLSRTVMTSVATMLPLVSLLIFGGPVLRDFSMVLLVGILIGTYSSIYIVAPLVVYFEEWNRKRKIRPDAVKA
- the argJ gene encoding bifunctional glutamate N-acetyltransferase/amino-acid acetyltransferase ArgJ; translation: MQFPKGFQAAAIAAGIKPSGKTDLSCVVSDADCVWAFAGTRSTTAAACVTRNREVYAAGGPVRALVVNAGNANAATGKRGAGDNADIADALGSVLNVDQDAVLTASTGIIGHLLPMDKVLSGVEHLPEDLSPEAGSFAAAIMTTDLVPKTVLVTLSTGATIVGTAKGSGMIHPDMATMFAFAFTDAQVDQTALRTAFGGIVNRTFNAVTVDGDTSTNDMALVLANGQAGAVDSAEFLAALEGVMRDLARQIAADGEGATKLLTVRVTGAGTEAEALAAARTCCVSPLLKSALHGNDPNWGRVIMAVGRSGAAVNIEKMAVSVQGTPVFAGRPLPYDAETVSASMKADEVIFDVDLGVGSAAGEAWGCDLSAEYVSINAEYTT
- a CDS encoding YlxR family protein; translated protein: MPDALPTTDTLPRHTPERSCVACRRKRPQVEFVRVTRQDGVWAVQVGKRSGRGAYVCSDSPACWQDKKLRRAFGTQAVQVAAQLAARQNPPQS
- a CDS encoding tryptophan-rich sensory protein encodes the protein MTGLPRQLTLLAATILTLVMNYLSNALPLFGNSNGDISDSLPNAFTPAGLTFAIWGHIFLGLLAFAVYQALPAQRGLRHDRLFWPFLLGNLLNVAWLFAFQSLNFGLSVVIMLALLASLIWLYLTVRGLKPQGAEVLTLQLPTSLYLGWISVATIANITAFLVSAGVTQGALGLGAQAWSAVLLVIAALIGVFFLARFRDYAFAVVLLWAFYGVYAARPEVNTVVIAVALAAALVVVLGGAASARRGRNTLV
- the nusA gene encoding transcription termination factor NusA → MTQPEFNFADALREVAQARNINEMQLIEAFEQSLAQAYTRNVEPDKRIEVHLDPGSGELEVLVVREVVEKAEDEHMQISLADALELDPGVEIGMEMEFPVDREKFSRIALQAAKQTLTQKMRETERNVVFNEYKDREGQVLTAQVVRSDNKGNWFVELGAGEAILPPREQIPGEKLTPGTRVKIYLKEVRKTPKGPTILASRADERLLDYLLKQEIPEVANGIVEVKAISREAGQRSKVAVFSHNANVDPIGACIGHRGNRIQAVTGELGRERVDVILWDANTRDFIRNALSPAKVGLIEVHQDRRESTVTVTPDQLSLAIGKGGQNVRLAAKLTGFKIDLRETAAISDLDAAMQQALQDEQDGVSSGNAQSAFDALFKDSKSVATASPEDIGE
- the infB gene encoding translation initiation factor IF-2, which gives rise to MSKVRIYTLAKDLGVENQRMLEILDGLGVSYKSVSSTIEEETVDLIKQILAEEGTESMATAPEAVTAEVTVAATPSASTLAVSAAEAPAKAGSDDVAPVAAATPEPAAAASAPAEASATPIATEIPHRAPVVTIMGHVDHGKTSLLDYIRKTKVAAKEAGGITQHVGAFEAQTSKGRIVFIDTPGHEAFTTIRARGANVADIAIIVIAADDSLMPQTREAIAHAQAAKVPMIIAINKVDLPQADPDRVKTDLTQLNLVPEEYGGDLVVVPVSAKTGVGVEELLEYISLTAELEDLRADPNAAFGGVVIEGRVDRQQGVLTTVMVQEGTLHVGDFLVVGENYGKIKAMNDSNGARIKEAGPSTPVQILGFSDVPNSGEKVASAKNEHAAREVVASRQSDRRDVENARVQRRKTLEEMMGPLSEDRTVNLIVRADSQGSVEAIQGILARRETDTVKLNVMLAGIGAPTEGDVLLASTAEATILCFSVTAPAGVKKIADNKGIDLKSYKIIYEMIDEVDRLIKGNLEPVFEEKYLGRAEVRMVIRHPKNGNIAGSYITDGSFKRNAKAKVTRGKETVYEGTIVGLKRFKDDVREVKNGFECGVNLDWEGVMEGDIIEASEMVEVIPA
- a CDS encoding HNH endonuclease, which codes for MARRNSESTWPEPLPEAEPLVCALCHRETPALTQHHLMPVLQGRRKGMKVQDLPTVGLCSACHGYVHSTFSNADLSGPYSTLEALSENEGVIKFVKWVKKQPVSKLVKVK